A single genomic interval of Flavobacteriales bacterium harbors:
- a CDS encoding DUF4924 family protein gives MNERLRQERQDNVAAYVVRMWHLEDVLRAVRFDPEAIRTRLVEPMDVDAEQKRLAQAWYTDLAERMVQEGLSRQGHLPEVNEAITDLEALHHALLNVLEDPTYVRRYMDAREDIDSLNRQREDEEPVGVVETCFTGLYGVMLLRAQGREVSEATRAADARIRALLEALSTHYRHMRKLPGVSLN, from the coding sequence ATGAACGAACGCCTCCGCCAGGAGCGGCAGGACAACGTGGCCGCCTATGTGGTGCGCATGTGGCACCTGGAGGATGTGCTGCGCGCGGTGCGGTTCGACCCCGAGGCCATCCGCACCCGGCTGGTGGAACCCATGGACGTGGACGCCGAACAGAAGCGCCTCGCCCAGGCGTGGTACACCGACCTGGCCGAGCGCATGGTGCAGGAAGGCCTCAGCCGCCAGGGCCACCTGCCGGAGGTGAACGAGGCCATCACCGACCTGGAGGCGCTGCACCACGCCCTGCTGAACGTGCTGGAGGACCCCACCTACGTGCGCCGCTACATGGATGCCCGGGAGGACATCGACAGCCTGAACCGCCAGCGCGAGGACGAGGAGCCCGTCGGTGTGGTGGAGACCTGCTTCACCGGCCTCTACGGCGTGATGCTGCTGCGCGCCCAGGGGCGCGAGGTGAGCGAGGCCACCCGCGCCGCCGACGCCCGCATCCGCGCCCTGCTCGAAGCTCTCAGCACCCACTACCGCCACATGCGGAAGCTGCCCGGCGTGAGCCTCAACTGA
- a CDS encoding (Fe-S)-binding protein: MSDLRIPTMAEMMAAGETPEVLFWVGCAGAFDDRARKITKAFVRILNAARVKFAVLGTEETCTGDPARRAGNEFLFQMQALQNVAVLNGYGVKRIVTACPHCFNTLKNEYPALGGSYEVMHHTQFINALLKEGRIKVEGGDFKGRRITFHDPCYLGRGNGEYEAPREVLLKLDAALVELKRSRAHGLCCGAGGAQMFKEAEPGTREVNHERAEEALAASPDVIAAGCPFCNTMLTDGVKKFNQEGKVQVLDVAELIAEAGDL; the protein is encoded by the coding sequence ATGAGCGACCTCCGCATCCCCACCATGGCCGAGATGATGGCCGCCGGCGAAACGCCCGAAGTGCTGTTCTGGGTGGGCTGCGCCGGTGCCTTCGACGACCGGGCGCGCAAGATCACCAAGGCCTTCGTCCGCATCCTGAACGCGGCCCGGGTGAAGTTCGCCGTGCTGGGCACCGAGGAGACCTGCACGGGCGATCCCGCGCGCCGGGCCGGCAACGAGTTCCTGTTCCAGATGCAGGCCCTTCAGAACGTCGCCGTGCTCAACGGCTACGGGGTGAAGCGCATCGTCACCGCCTGCCCGCACTGCTTCAACACGCTGAAGAACGAGTACCCGGCGCTGGGCGGCAGCTACGAGGTGATGCACCACACGCAGTTCATCAACGCGCTGTTGAAGGAGGGCCGCATCAAGGTCGAGGGCGGCGACTTCAAAGGCAGGCGCATCACCTTCCACGATCCCTGCTACCTGGGCCGCGGCAACGGCGAGTACGAGGCCCCGCGCGAGGTGCTGCTGAAGCTGGACGCCGCCTTGGTGGAGCTGAAGCGCAGTCGGGCGCACGGCCTGTGCTGCGGGGCGGGTGGCGCGCAGATGTTCAAGGAGGCCGAGCCCGGCACGCGCGAGGTGAACCACGAGCGTGCCGAGGAGGCGCTGGCCGCCTCACCGGACGTCATCGCCGCCGGCTGCCCGTTCTGCAACACCATGCTCACCGACGGCGTGAAGAAGTTCAACCAGGAGGGGAAGGTGCAGGTGCTGGATGTGGCCGAGCTGATAGCGGAGGCGGGGGACCTGTAA
- a CDS encoding transposase translates to MLEPRPPVFDPERHQRRSMRSRTHDYASPGIYFVTFNTKARHRWFGEIRDGCMHLNANGRLAKEHWITIPEHHGHVRLHAFTIMPDHIHGIVELIERPVRSALVRKDHRPNGPAPGSLGAIIGAYRAGVVRAMNLSRSYVIRGLWQRGYHDVIIRNERSFQRITGYIQRHPSMMG, encoded by the coding sequence ATGCTCGAGCCAAGACCACCCGTGTTCGATCCTGAACGACACCAGCGTCGTTCCATGCGATCGCGGACACATGACTACGCATCACCGGGCATTTACTTCGTCACCTTCAACACCAAAGCAAGGCATCGTTGGTTCGGTGAGATTCGCGATGGCTGCATGCATCTGAACGCGAACGGCCGGCTCGCCAAGGAGCACTGGATCACCATTCCGGAACATCATGGCCATGTTCGGTTACATGCGTTCACCATCATGCCCGACCATATCCATGGCATCGTGGAACTCATCGAACGGCCTGTCCGTTCGGCCCTGGTCCGTAAGGATCACCGGCCCAATGGACCGGCTCCCGGATCGTTGGGAGCGATCATAGGAGCATATCGTGCAGGTGTGGTCCGTGCCATGAACCTGTCCAGGTCTTATGTGATCCGCGGTCTTTGGCAGCGCGGCTATCACGATGTCATTATCCGTAATGAACGGTCGTTCCAGCGCATTACAGGCTATATCCAAAGGCATCCGTCGATGATGGGATGA
- a CDS encoding PD40 domain-containing protein codes for MNRAILRSAPVALLLLPTLLRAQQDTARWLRNAAISPDGRTIAFCHQGDIWRVPAEGGDAVPLTTNEAYDHTPVWSHNGRFIAFSSTRHGNNDVFVMPATGGAPTRLTFHGNGEVASCFSPDDAQVLFYGTRQDDVRHQQFPVGGMGELYTVPAQGGRPLQVSTIAMQNARYSPDGRLIAYHDRKGYEDNWRKHHTSSVTRDVWTFEPASGAYRQLTSFAGEDRDPVWSRDGASLYYLSEESGSFNVHKMPVTGGTGVQVSRFTDHPVRYLSISDGGVLCFSFRGELYTMTDGGVPQRVPIRINTDGRYDPERTIDVGKADELAVSPNGKEVAFVHRGEVFVTSVAEGTTRRITNTPAQERNVSFSPDGRSILYASERGESWDLYTTSLTRKEEKYFFHATVLKEEALLSTPAEEFQCAYSPDGKEVAYLEERTTLKVLNLASKRTRVILPGDLNYSYADGDQWYQWSPDSKWFVVGFLHKEQWIGQVGIVSAEGGKEVFDLTRSGYGGDMPRWAMNGEAIVFLSARDGQKNHASWGGEADAYAYFLTRKAYDRFRLSKEEAALLKEEEDKKKKEEEEKGGDKAKKEKDKKEGGKADDKPEDVKPITIEFDGLRERKVRLTPNSSALSDALLSKDGEKLYYLAAFEKGTDLWQYEIRTREAKILNKMGDGWASGLTWDKEGKQLFYLNNGGINRYDIEKNENKSVGISGEMVLNENAERAYLFEHIWRQVKKKFYRTDLQGVDWDRYKAEYQRYLPHINNNFDMAELCSEMLGELNASHTGAGFRHEVPNGDETASLGCFFANEAGPGLRIVEIMPKSPLIQQATKIKAGHVIENVDGVPVTADMDWAKLFNRKGGRPMLLSLYDPKAGTRWEETVKPLEEGADRDLLYQRWVERCRHLVDSLSGGALGYVHVQGMNDHSFRVVYEEALGRYHDKKGLVVDTRFNGGGWLHDDLATFLNGKTYMTFLPRGQKLGTEPHFKYQRPSVVVMSESNYSDAHMFPVTYRALGIGKLVGMPVPGTGTAVWWEGLQNGMWFGIPQVGMVDNAGNYLENQQLDPDVKQTLDPGLVSQGRDQQLEVAVKVLLGP; via the coding sequence ATGAACCGTGCCATCCTCCGTTCCGCGCCCGTGGCGCTCCTGCTTCTTCCCACCCTGCTCCGCGCCCAGCAGGACACCGCGCGCTGGCTGCGCAACGCCGCCATCAGTCCGGACGGGCGCACCATCGCCTTCTGCCACCAGGGCGACATCTGGCGCGTGCCTGCCGAGGGTGGCGACGCCGTGCCGCTCACCACCAACGAGGCTTACGACCACACCCCGGTGTGGAGCCACAACGGCCGCTTCATCGCCTTCTCCAGCACACGCCACGGCAACAACGATGTGTTCGTGATGCCCGCCACGGGCGGCGCCCCCACACGCCTCACCTTCCATGGCAACGGCGAGGTGGCCTCGTGCTTCTCGCCGGACGATGCGCAGGTGCTCTTCTACGGAACGCGCCAGGACGATGTGCGGCATCAGCAGTTCCCGGTGGGCGGCATGGGCGAACTGTACACGGTGCCCGCACAGGGCGGCCGTCCGCTGCAGGTGAGCACCATTGCCATGCAGAACGCCCGCTACAGCCCCGACGGGCGGCTCATCGCCTACCACGACCGCAAGGGCTACGAGGACAACTGGCGCAAGCACCACACCTCATCGGTGACCCGTGACGTGTGGACCTTCGAACCGGCCAGCGGTGCGTACCGCCAGCTCACCTCCTTCGCCGGCGAGGACCGCGACCCCGTGTGGAGCCGCGACGGCGCCAGCCTCTACTACCTCAGCGAGGAGAGCGGCTCCTTCAACGTGCACAAGATGCCCGTCACCGGAGGGACCGGCGTCCAGGTCAGCCGCTTCACCGACCACCCGGTGCGCTACCTCAGCATCAGCGACGGCGGGGTGCTCTGCTTCAGCTTCCGCGGCGAACTGTACACCATGACCGATGGTGGCGTGCCGCAGCGGGTGCCCATCCGCATCAACACCGATGGCCGCTATGATCCGGAACGCACGATCGATGTGGGCAAGGCCGATGAGCTCGCGGTGAGCCCCAACGGCAAGGAAGTGGCCTTCGTTCACCGCGGCGAGGTCTTCGTCACCTCCGTGGCCGAAGGCACCACGCGCCGCATCACCAACACCCCCGCACAGGAACGCAACGTGAGCTTCAGTCCTGACGGGCGCAGCATCCTCTACGCCAGCGAGCGCGGTGAAAGCTGGGACCTGTACACCACGAGCCTGACGCGGAAGGAGGAGAAGTACTTCTTCCATGCCACGGTGCTCAAGGAGGAAGCCCTGCTGTCCACCCCGGCGGAGGAGTTCCAATGCGCCTACTCGCCGGACGGCAAGGAGGTGGCCTACCTCGAGGAACGCACCACCCTGAAGGTGCTGAACCTCGCCTCGAAGCGCACCCGCGTGATCCTGCCCGGCGACCTCAACTACAGCTATGCCGATGGCGATCAGTGGTACCAATGGAGCCCGGACAGCAAGTGGTTCGTCGTGGGCTTCCTGCACAAGGAACAATGGATCGGACAGGTCGGCATCGTCAGTGCCGAGGGGGGGAAGGAAGTGTTCGACCTCACCCGCAGCGGGTATGGCGGCGACATGCCCCGCTGGGCCATGAACGGCGAAGCCATCGTGTTCCTCAGCGCCCGTGATGGCCAGAAGAACCACGCCAGCTGGGGCGGCGAGGCGGATGCCTATGCGTACTTCCTCACCCGCAAGGCCTACGACCGCTTCAGGCTCAGCAAGGAGGAGGCCGCCCTGCTGAAGGAGGAGGAGGACAAGAAGAAGAAGGAGGAGGAGGAGAAGGGTGGCGACAAGGCGAAGAAGGAGAAGGACAAGAAGGAAGGCGGAAAGGCGGACGACAAGCCCGAGGACGTGAAGCCCATCACCATCGAGTTCGACGGCCTGCGGGAGCGGAAGGTGCGGCTGACCCCGAACAGCAGCGCCTTGAGCGACGCCCTGCTGAGCAAGGATGGCGAGAAGCTCTACTACCTGGCCGCCTTCGAGAAGGGCACCGACCTCTGGCAGTACGAGATCCGCACGCGCGAGGCCAAGATCCTGAACAAGATGGGCGATGGCTGGGCGAGCGGCCTCACCTGGGACAAGGAGGGCAAGCAGCTCTTCTACCTGAACAACGGCGGCATCAACCGGTACGACATCGAGAAGAACGAGAACAAGAGCGTGGGCATCAGCGGCGAGATGGTGCTGAACGAGAACGCCGAGCGCGCCTACCTCTTCGAGCACATCTGGCGGCAGGTGAAAAAGAAGTTCTACCGCACGGACCTGCAGGGCGTGGACTGGGACAGGTACAAGGCCGAATACCAGCGCTACCTGCCGCACATCAACAACAACTTCGACATGGCCGAGCTGTGCAGCGAGATGCTCGGCGAGCTCAACGCCAGCCACACCGGCGCCGGCTTCCGGCACGAGGTGCCCAACGGCGACGAGACCGCCAGCCTGGGCTGCTTCTTCGCCAACGAGGCCGGTCCGGGTCTGCGCATCGTGGAGATCATGCCGAAAAGCCCCCTGATCCAGCAGGCCACCAAGATCAAGGCCGGCCATGTGATCGAGAACGTGGACGGGGTGCCCGTCACGGCGGACATGGATTGGGCGAAGCTCTTCAACCGCAAGGGTGGCAGGCCCATGCTGCTGAGCCTGTACGACCCGAAGGCCGGCACCCGATGGGAGGAGACGGTGAAGCCGCTGGAGGAAGGCGCCGATCGCGACCTCCTTTACCAGCGCTGGGTGGAACGCTGCCGCCACCTGGTGGACAGCCTCAGCGGCGGCGCGCTCGGCTACGTGCACGTGCAGGGCATGAACGACCACAGCTTCCGCGTGGTGTACGAAGAGGCCCTGGGCCGATACCACGACAAGAAGGGCCTGGTGGTGGACACCCGCTTCAACGGCGGCGGCTGGCTGCACGACGACCTGGCCACCTTCCTGAACGGCAAGACCTACATGACCTTCCTGCCGCGCGGCCAGAAGCTCGGTACTGAACCCCACTTCAAGTACCAGCGGCCCAGTGTGGTGGTGATGAGCGAGAGCAACTACAGCGACGCGCACATGTTCCCGGTGACCTACCGCGCCCTGGGCATCGGCAAGCTGGTGGGCATGCCCGTGCCCGGTACCGGCACCGCCGTGTGGTGGGAAGGCCTGCAGAACGGCATGTGGTTCGGCATCCCGCAGGTGGGCATGGTGGACAACGCCGGCAACTACCTGGAGAACCAGCAGCTCGATCCCGACGTGAAGCAGACCTTGGACCCTGGCCTGGTTTCACAAGGGCGCGATCAGCAGCTGGAGGTGGCGGTGAAGGTATTGCTGGGGCCGTAG
- a CDS encoding OmpH family outer membrane protein, whose protein sequence is MDRKLGPILIGWNVILTALIAWALLGRGGSGTPEAASLEADSSATAFIAPPDTGALVDARIAYFFMDSVQERYELVKERGAAFRNEGKRLEGNLQSELAKAQGRYEELMRKDHTYSTQAEVKADEQEVQALMARIQEMQARGERQMAEMEVRMLEEISNEIMAFLTDYNKAARHDYIFSVQSGGQIWVGNPSLNITEQVIAGLNARHRAARAGAPPQAPAGAKPASAP, encoded by the coding sequence AACGTCATCCTCACCGCCCTCATCGCCTGGGCCCTGCTGGGCCGTGGCGGCTCCGGCACGCCCGAGGCCGCATCCCTCGAGGCGGACAGCAGCGCCACCGCCTTCATCGCCCCGCCCGATACCGGCGCGCTGGTGGACGCCCGCATCGCCTACTTCTTCATGGACTCGGTGCAGGAGCGCTACGAGCTGGTGAAGGAGCGCGGCGCGGCCTTCCGCAACGAAGGCAAGCGCCTGGAGGGCAACCTGCAGAGCGAGCTGGCCAAGGCCCAGGGCCGGTACGAAGAGCTCATGCGCAAGGACCACACCTACAGCACCCAGGCCGAAGTGAAGGCCGATGAGCAGGAGGTGCAGGCGTTGATGGCCCGCATCCAGGAGATGCAGGCCCGTGGCGAACGCCAGATGGCCGAGATGGAGGTGCGCATGCTGGAGGAGATCAGCAACGAGATCATGGCCTTCCTCACCGACTACAACAAGGCCGCCCGGCACGACTACATCTTCAGCGTGCAGAGCGGAGGCCAGATCTGGGTGGGCAACCCGTCCCTCAACATCACCGAACAGGTGATCGCCGGCCTGAACGCCCGCCACCGCGCCGCGCGCGCGGGCGCCCCCCCGCAGGCCCCGGCCGGTGCCAAGCCCGCATCCGCCCCATGA
- a CDS encoding (Fe-S)-binding protein, translating into MSIGQIVFVVLLAAAGAWFGRQVMRIRRNILLGRDEDRTDRPAERWAVMARVALGQSKMVVRPVAGFLHILIYAGFVIINIEVLEIVIDGVFGTHRVFAFLGGLYDVLIGSFEVLALGVLVACIGFIARRAVLRLPRFHKPEMKGWPSQDAMIILVTEILLMSAFLTMNAADLTLQQRGVAHYVVAGAFPVSGLLAPALSGLSDGGLVAVERFCWWFHIVGILAFLNYLVVSKHLHILLAFPNTWYGKLEPKTQVANMPRITGEVRSMLDPSVPPPAAAPARTVAGVEMAERFGAKDVFDLSWKNLLDAYTCTECGRCTSECPANLTGKLLSPRKIMMDTRDRVEQVGRVIDAKGRWEDDGASLHSRISEEELWACTTCNACTEACPVNIDPVDIIMQMRRYKVMEESSTRAALTGMFNNVENNGAPWAFGADKRMDWARS; encoded by the coding sequence ATGAGCATCGGGCAGATCGTCTTCGTGGTGCTGCTGGCGGCCGCCGGCGCCTGGTTCGGGCGGCAGGTGATGCGCATCCGCCGCAACATCCTGCTGGGGCGCGACGAGGACCGCACCGACCGGCCCGCCGAGCGCTGGGCGGTGATGGCGCGCGTGGCCCTGGGCCAGAGCAAGATGGTGGTGCGCCCGGTGGCGGGCTTCCTGCACATCCTCATCTACGCCGGCTTCGTCATCATCAACATCGAAGTGCTGGAGATCGTGATCGACGGCGTGTTCGGCACCCACCGCGTGTTCGCCTTCCTGGGCGGCCTGTACGATGTGCTCATCGGAAGCTTCGAGGTGCTGGCGCTGGGCGTGCTGGTGGCGTGCATCGGCTTCATCGCGCGCCGCGCCGTGCTGCGGCTGCCGCGTTTCCACAAGCCGGAGATGAAGGGCTGGCCCTCGCAGGACGCCATGATCATCCTGGTGACCGAGATCCTGCTGATGAGCGCCTTCCTCACCATGAACGCGGCGGACCTGACGCTGCAGCAGCGTGGCGTGGCGCACTACGTGGTGGCCGGCGCCTTTCCGGTGAGCGGCCTGCTGGCCCCGGCCTTGTCCGGGCTGAGCGATGGGGGCCTGGTGGCGGTGGAGCGCTTCTGCTGGTGGTTCCACATCGTGGGCATCCTGGCCTTCCTGAACTACCTGGTGGTGAGCAAGCATCTGCACATCCTGCTCGCCTTCCCCAACACGTGGTACGGCAAGCTGGAGCCGAAGACCCAGGTGGCCAACATGCCGCGGATCACCGGGGAGGTGCGCAGCATGCTGGACCCCTCGGTGCCGCCGCCTGCCGCCGCGCCCGCGCGCACCGTGGCCGGGGTGGAGATGGCCGAGCGCTTCGGCGCGAAGGACGTGTTCGACCTCAGCTGGAAGAACCTGCTCGATGCCTACACGTGCACGGAGTGCGGCCGCTGCACCAGCGAATGCCCGGCCAACCTCACCGGCAAGCTGCTCAGCCCCCGCAAGATCATGATGGACACCCGCGACCGCGTGGAGCAGGTGGGCCGGGTGATCGACGCGAAGGGGAGGTGGGAGGACGACGGGGCCAGCCTGCACAGCCGCATCAGCGAGGAGGAGCTGTGGGCCTGCACCACCTGCAACGCCTGCACCGAGGCCTGTCCGGTCAACATCGACCCGGTGGACATCATCATGCAGATGCGCCGCTACAAGGTGATGGAGGAGAGCAGCACGCGCGCCGCCCTCACCGGCATGTTCAACAACGTGGAGAACAACGGCGCCCCCTGGGCCTTCGGTGCGGACAAACGCATGGACTGGGCCCGGTCCTGA
- a CDS encoding phosphoheptose isomerase translates to MSKPTLIETTENGKRVSPKLPPGMKNFLIDIDGTICEDIPNEEPWRMADAEVFPEALAKLNAWFEAGHIITFFTSRTEEHRAVTEAWLTKHGFRYHGMVMGKPRGGNYHWIDDREVRATRYEGHFTDLVEKRRTVQVFE, encoded by the coding sequence ATGAGCAAGCCCACCCTGATCGAGACCACCGAGAACGGCAAGCGGGTGAGCCCGAAGCTGCCGCCGGGGATGAAGAACTTCCTGATCGACATCGACGGCACCATCTGCGAGGACATCCCCAACGAGGAGCCGTGGCGGATGGCCGATGCGGAGGTGTTCCCCGAGGCGTTGGCAAAGCTCAACGCCTGGTTCGAAGCTGGCCACATCATCACCTTCTTCACCAGCCGCACCGAGGAGCACCGCGCGGTCACCGAGGCCTGGCTGACGAAGCACGGGTTCAGGTACCACGGCATGGTGATGGGCAAGCCCCGCGGCGGCAACTACCACTGGATCGACGACCGCGAGGTGAGGGCCACCCGGTACGAAGGGCATTTCACGGACCTGGTGGAGAAGCGCCGCACCGTGCAGGTTTTTGAATGA